A segment of the Aureliella helgolandensis genome:
GAAACCGACGCCTAGAAAGAAGGGCCGTTGGTGGGAAGCTTGCAGCTGTTCAATGGCCCAGCTCGCACTCTGCGCGTCGCCCATTGCCGAGTCGGGGACGTCGATTGGTCCCCAATCGAACGATTCTCCGCCCGGCGTATCGGGCCTCCGGTCCGAGGGCATGCCGTTCAATGGGAGAATGACTCTTGGAGGACCTTTGACTACGTGGCGCGGCGAGCTTGTCCGCTTGGAAGGTAGTTCTTGGTCACTGTAGTCGACGGCTCGCCGGGTGAAGGGACTCCAACGCTGTTCAACGTTGAAATGCTCTTGAAACAAGATGCGATTGTCTGCAGCGCTGGAGTGCATCATCTTTCCCGTCCCGAGCGTGTGGTAACCTGCTTGGCCAAAGGCTTGGGGGAGTGTTTGGATTTGGGGATGTTGAGCAAACAGCTTTCGGCTGTCATTGGACCAGACGCCAGTATTCCATGGCATTTGACCACTGAAGAGGGCCGCCCGGGAAGGGTTGCACGCTGGGGAGGCGCAGTGCGCGTTTGTAAATAAAACGCCTCGCTTCGCCAGTCGATCAATGTGAGGTGTTTCCGCTTGCGGATGCCCTCCGAGGCATCCCACCCAGTCGTTCAAATCATCGACGGCGATAAACAGAATGTTGGGAGCGGAGCGGCTCGAAGTGCTTTCGCGATTGACCCATTCTTGCCAATCCTGCGCAACGCGACTGCCGGAGGTTCCGTACCACGCGTATCCATTGCGTCTCTCCGGCTCGATCTCCGCCACATCGTATTTGATGATGCCATCGCGACCACTGAAAATGGGGCGATTGGTTTCGATCTCGTAGAACCGAGCCCATAGTGGCGGCGCGTTGGGATCGTGGATGACCTTGCGCTCGCCGTCGATTTCCTCATAACGAATTCCGGTTAGTTGCGCCGCTTCAAACCATTTCACCGCAGCTTCAATTGCTGTGCGAACTGCCTCCGACGGCTTCTCAATCGTCATGAGGAGTCTTGCGATCCCGGCGCTCTCACTGCCGCTGAGCGATGGGTGTTCGTAGGCCCGCGCTTTAGCCGCTTGGAGTGTTTCCCGGTCGTGCTGTGCACACCAGGCGGTCAATTGCCCATCGACTTTAATCTGGCAATCGAGAATGCACTGGACACCTTGGTCGAAGGCATCTCTTGCTCGTTGGCGAGTGGCTGGGGAGACGAAGTCGTACAGCTCTTTTTCCGCAACCTCACGGAGGAAGGTCATCAGCCCTACCATGGTGCCGTCGTTGAAGGTGATGTGTTGCGAGTAGCCCCGTGGTTGCGGTCTTTGCGGCCAGCCGCCGTTGCTGTATTGGGCATTGAGGATCGCGTCGAGGCCGGCTTGGAATGCCGTCTGGTACCGGCTGTCATGAGTTGCCTGGAAGGCGAGTGCCAGCAGCTGCAATTCATTCAGCGTGGCCCGATTATCAAAGGTTCCTTGCAGGTCCTGACGCTCTCCCGCGTAGGGTTGTTCGGAGGTGTCGAGATTCTTCGGCCAAGCCCCTGCAGGACTTTGGTGCGACAGTACATTGTCCAGTCGCTGGCGACCGGCGTCGGAGTGAAACCACGCGTCCGGTTGCTTGAGATGATCACGAATTTGGGCGG
Coding sequences within it:
- the pelA gene encoding pectate lyase; this encodes MTPVKRWLLACLGVFLGTSIASAQIRDHLKQPDAWFHSDAGRQRLDNVLSHQSPAGAWPKNLDTSEQPYAGERQDLQGTFDNRATLNELQLLALAFQATHDSRYQTAFQAGLDAILNAQYSNGGWPQRPQPRGYSQHITFNDGTMVGLMTFLREVAEKELYDFVSPATRQRARDAFDQGVQCILDCQIKVDGQLTAWCAQHDRETLQAAKARAYEHPSLSGSESAGIARLLMTIEKPSEAVRTAIEAAVKWFEAAQLTGIRYEEIDGERKVIHDPNAPPLWARFYEIETNRPIFSGRDGIIKYDVAEIEPERRNGYAWYGTSGSRVAQDWQEWVNRESTSSRSAPNILFIAVDDLNDWVGCLGGHPQAETPHIDRLAKRGVLFTNAHCASPACNPSRAALFSGQMPWNTGVWSNDSRKLFAQHPQIQTLPQAFGQAGYHTLGTGKMMHSSAADNRILFQEHFNVEQRWSPFTRRAVDYSDQELPSKRTSSPRHVVKGPPRVILPLNGMPSDRRPDTPGGESFDWGPIDVPDSAMGDAQSASWAIEQLQASHQRPFFLGVGFYRPHIPLWAPKKYFSRFEGKTVQRPAYSNSDLDDLNGTSRRWALEAITAGLHSTVVEHDQWEEAVKAYLACTTFVDAQIGRLLDALDNSEYGENTTIVLWSDHGWHLGEKQHWGKWTGWERSTRVLLAIVPPKNRTEQYPNLGQRCHSPVGLIDLYPTLTELCQVPAPHAMDGQSLLPLLREPAQVTERVVVTSFDPGNVSLRSDRWRYIQYQDGTQELYDLNKDPNEWTDLSGDPQQQSVIEGFQSKIPPAALQL